In Candidatus Cloacimonadota bacterium, a single genomic region encodes these proteins:
- a CDS encoding DUF488 domain-containing protein, translated as MKLYTIGFSGKSAETFFELLENAGVKSIFDLRLSNRGQLAGFTKEDDLKYFLKRLLNIPYFHYPELAPDHELMDDYHKKRVDWEGFKIRFEAIMESRGADEILKKIIPQAPQPICLLCSEAKANTCHRSLIAARVQKLMPGTEVIDL; from the coding sequence ATGAAGCTCTACACCATCGGATTCAGCGGCAAAAGCGCCGAAACTTTTTTTGAATTGCTGGAAAACGCGGGGGTGAAAAGCATTTTCGATCTGCGCCTCAGCAACCGGGGCCAATTGGCAGGTTTCACCAAAGAAGATGACCTCAAATATTTTCTGAAACGCCTTCTGAACATCCCCTATTTCCACTATCCGGAACTGGCTCCAGACCATGAATTGATGGATGATTACCACAAAAAACGCGTGGATTGGGAAGGATTCAAAATCCGCTTTGAAGCCATCATGGAATCCCGCGGCGCGGATGAAATCCTCAAAAAAATCATCCCTCAAGCCCCGCAACCCATCTGCCTGCTCTGCTCTGAAGCAAAGGCGAACACCTGTCACCGCAGCCTCATCGCCGCCCGCGTCCAAAAACTGATGCCCGGCACGGAGGTGATTGACCTGTAA